A stretch of Agelaius phoeniceus isolate bAgePho1 chromosome 30, bAgePho1.hap1, whole genome shotgun sequence DNA encodes these proteins:
- the ARHGAP25 gene encoding rho GTPase-activating protein 25: MSLKLPRNWDFNLKMDAAKIARSRSVMAADPGALPRPDKLGWLRKQRSIVKNWQLRFFVLRGQQLLYYKDEDEAKPQGCLALQGSSINVLATNPEEGGKFIFEIIPGVAGEQPRAGQEPCVLMASSQAELEEWVKSLRRALGSASGGVFGQCLAQTMAQEQRFGQPLVPMVVQKSAEFILEHGLAEEGIFRLPGQDSLVRQLRDAFDAGERPSFSRDTDVHTVASLLKLYLRELPEPVVPWLQYEDFLLCGQALEADETKGHQELLKQLSLLPRDNYNLLSYICRFLYEIQLNSSVNKMSVDNLATVMGVNLIRPRVEDPAVIMRGTPQVQKVMTVMISHHLKLFPPSKDVPPSPPAPKHEKKAPVPRSSVGWGAAEDPRGSTPRQTGSVLQRDHPNFSSSPGPAATSSIPGEDSDPTATLGTWKTQPRKRTQTLPSRKPFLAAPGDKGRSDVLTSDFWKSSPRPLGCEGHKRTLSHDLFKLLDLHRAASCDSNVAESGEGSGSSPSPASSASEKEFLPCFSPCHEPKEPGSPSSSPAEEPRAGQDSTEFLQGAIQQLQKELEEQRSDYEGQVESLQKENYEVWAKVVRLKQELEQERKRSGELELRLKDAERSREELEKKTRMLEEEIKNLTKATSQTGAKTN; this comes from the exons ATGTCCCTCAAGCTGCCACGGAACTGGGATTTCAACCTGAagatggatgctgcaaaaataG CCCGTTCCCGCAGTGTGATGGCCGCGGATCCCGGGGCGCTGCCGCGGCCGGACAAGCTGGGCTGGCTGCGCAAGCAGCGCTCCATCGTTAAGAACTGGCAGCTGCGCTTCTTCGTGCTCCgcgggcagcagctgctctacTACAAGGACGAGGATGAGGCCAAGCCGCAG GGCTGCCTGGCCCTCCAGGGGAGCTCCATCAACGTGCTGGCCACCAACCccgaggagggagggaaattcATCTTTGAGATCATCCCGG GGGTGGCCGGCGAGCAGCCGCGGGCGGGGCAGGAGCCGTGCGTGCTCATGGCCAGCTCGCAGGCGGAGCTGGAGGAGTGGGTGAAGTCCCTGCGGAGGGCGCTGGGCTCGGCCTCGGGAG gggtgttcgggcagtgcctggcacagaCCATGGCCCAGGAGCAGCGGTTtgggcagcccctggtgcccatGGTGGTGCAGAAGAGCGCTGAGTTCATCCTGGAGCACGGCCTGGCCGAGGAGGGCATCTTCCGCCTGCCCGGCCAGGACAGCCTGGTCCGGCAGCTCCGCGACGCCTTCGACGCCGGGGAGAGACCCTCCTTCAGCAG ggacaccgaTGTCCACACCGTGGCCTCCCTGCTCAAGCTGTACCTGCGGGAGCTGCCGGAGCCCGTGGTGCCCTGGCTGCAGTACGAGGAtttcctgctctgtgggcaggcTCTGGAGGCTGACGAGACAAAG GGCCACCAGGAGCTCCTGAAGCAGCTGTCCCTCCTCCCCAGAGACAACTACAACCTCCTGAGCTACATCTGCAG GTTTCTCTATGAAATCCAACTGAACTCCAGCGTCAACAAGATGAGCGTGGACAACCTGGCCACAGTGATGGGGGTGAACCTGATCAGGCCCAGGGTAGAGGACCCTGCAGTCATCATGAGAG GCACGCCCCAGGTGCAGAAGGTGATGACGGTGATGATCAGCCACCACCTGAAGCTCTTTCCCCCCTCCAAGGACGTGCCTCCCTCCCCGCCTGCCCCCAAACACGAGAAGAAAGCTCCTGTCCCCCGCAGCTCCGtgggctggggggctgcagaggaCCCCAGGGGCTCCACCCCGAGGCAGACG ggctctgtTTTGCAGAGGGATCACCCCAatttcagcagcagccctggcccagctgccaCCTCGAGCATCCCTGGGGAGGACTCAGATCCCACAGCCACGCTGGGAACGTGGAAAACTCAGCCAAGGAAAAGAACCCAGACTTTACCCAGCAGGAAACCcttcctggcagccccaggggacaAGGGCAGGAGCGATGTCCTCACCAGTGACTTCTGGAAGAGCAGCCCACGCCCCCTGGGCTGTGAGGGACACAAGAGAACCTTGTCCCACGATCTCTTTAAGCTGCTGGACCTGCACAGGGCTGCAAGCTGTGACAGCAACGTGGCAGAGAGCGGGGAGGGCAgcggctccagccccagccccgccagCAGCGCCTCTGAGAAGGAATTCCTGCCCTGCTTCAGCCCCTGCCACGAGCCAAAGgagcctggcagccccagcagcagccctgctgaggagcccagggctgggcaggacagCACGGAGTTCCTGCAAGGTGCgatccagcagctgcagaaggagTTGGAGGAGCAGAGGAGTGACTACGAGGGCCAGGTGGAAAG cctCCAGAAGGAAAACTACGAGGTGTGGGCCAAGGTGGTGAGGctgaagcaggagctggagcaggagaggaagaggagtggggagctggagctgaggctgAAGGACGCGGAGCGCTCGcgggaggagctggagaagaaaaCCAGGATGCTCGAGGAGGAGATAAAAAACTTAACTAAAGCCACGAGTCAAACTGGTGCCAAAACCAACTAG